One genomic region from Pseudocalidococcus azoricus BACA0444 encodes:
- a CDS encoding chromophore lyase CpcT/CpeT: MSDLSKSEAIAAQLYEWLTGEFQNQAQAQNQPTWFVHLRLWQRAIPQGIQGQRAIFAEQANALYLDKPYRQRILVIQPEPLQIHYWACKSPSQWAGAGMAPSRLQGLGESDLDPLPGCVLTVEYSDQGFHAILPATSRCCFQYQGQERQVVLGFRVTAEKFWSYDRGVDPVTGQGLWGALMGPYEFEPVNIN, from the coding sequence ATGAGTGATTTATCCAAGTCAGAGGCAATTGCGGCCCAACTTTACGAGTGGTTGACGGGTGAATTTCAGAATCAAGCCCAGGCCCAGAATCAGCCCACTTGGTTTGTCCATCTCCGGCTTTGGCAACGGGCCATTCCCCAGGGGATTCAGGGACAGCGGGCGATTTTTGCGGAACAGGCAAATGCCCTCTATTTAGATAAACCCTATCGGCAACGGATTTTAGTGATTCAGCCAGAGCCTCTGCAAATTCACTATTGGGCCTGCAAGTCTCCCAGTCAGTGGGCCGGGGCAGGGATGGCTCCAAGTCGTTTGCAGGGCCTGGGAGAATCTGACCTTGATCCCTTGCCTGGGTGTGTTTTGACTGTGGAATATTCTGACCAGGGCTTTCACGCCATCCTCCCCGCCACCTCCCGGTGTTGTTTTCAATATCAAGGCCAAGAACGGCAAGTTGTTTTAGGCTTTCGGGTCACGGCTGAAAAATTTTGGAGTTATGACCGGGGCGTGGATCCAGTCACGGGGCAAGGGTTGTGGGGAGCATTGATGGGGCCTTATGAATTTGAACCGGTGAACATCAATTAA
- a CDS encoding YifB family Mg chelatase-like AAA ATPase — protein MLACVWSASLLGIEALRVGVEVDVSGGLPGIVVVGLPDAAVQEARERVKAAIRNAGFAFPMRRIVVNLSPADLKKEGPSFDLPISIGILAAAQQVSGELLGDHLFLGELSLDGALRPVAGVLPIAATAQQLGIRGLILPAANVNEASVVAGLKVYGFNHLSEVANFLNDPSQYQAPLFTHPAEAPSQLIPTSHLDLQDVKGQSHARRALEIAAAGGHNLVFVGPPGSGKTMLARRLPGILPPLSFEEALEVTKIYSVAGLIKERGTLIKDRPFRSPHHSASGPALVGGGSYPRPGEISLAHQGILFLDELTEFKRDVLEFLRQPLEDGAVTISRTRQSVSFPAQFTLVASTNPCPCGYFGDPVQACTCSPRQREQYWAKLSGPLMDRIDLQVTVSRLKPEEITRQSGGEASTHIRQRVETARQVAQARFEQDKKVRCNAQMQSRHLRKWCQLDEASRNLLEAAIRKLGLSARGTDRILKVARTIADLAGSDLIQPSHVAEAIQYRTIDRVQ, from the coding sequence ATGTTGGCCTGTGTTTGGAGTGCATCACTGTTGGGAATTGAAGCCTTGCGGGTCGGGGTCGAGGTGGATGTTTCCGGGGGATTACCGGGGATTGTGGTGGTTGGTTTACCGGATGCGGCCGTGCAGGAAGCTAGAGAACGGGTCAAGGCGGCAATTCGGAATGCCGGGTTTGCTTTTCCGATGCGGCGAATTGTCGTCAACTTAAGCCCAGCCGATTTAAAAAAAGAAGGGCCCAGTTTTGATTTGCCGATTAGTATTGGAATTTTGGCAGCGGCGCAACAGGTGAGTGGGGAGTTATTGGGGGATCATCTGTTTCTGGGGGAGCTATCTCTGGATGGGGCATTACGGCCAGTTGCAGGGGTTTTACCCATTGCGGCCACGGCACAACAGTTGGGAATTAGGGGTTTGATTCTTCCGGCGGCGAATGTCAACGAGGCTTCAGTCGTGGCGGGCTTAAAAGTCTATGGCTTTAATCATCTGAGTGAAGTTGCCAATTTTCTCAATGATCCGAGTCAATACCAGGCCCCGTTGTTCACCCATCCAGCCGAAGCTCCCAGCCAACTGATTCCCACCAGTCATTTAGATTTACAGGATGTCAAAGGCCAAAGCCATGCCCGCAGAGCTTTAGAAATCGCCGCGGCGGGAGGTCATAATCTTGTCTTTGTCGGACCACCAGGGAGTGGGAAAACCATGTTGGCGAGACGTTTGCCGGGAATTTTACCCCCCTTGAGTTTTGAGGAAGCCTTAGAAGTCACCAAAATCTACTCGGTTGCTGGCCTGATTAAAGAACGGGGCACATTGATTAAAGATCGGCCCTTTCGTAGTCCCCATCATTCCGCCTCTGGCCCAGCCCTAGTGGGGGGAGGGAGCTATCCCAGGCCTGGGGAAATTTCCTTAGCCCATCAGGGGATTTTATTTCTCGATGAATTGACGGAATTTAAGCGCGATGTCTTGGAATTTTTGCGTCAACCCCTCGAAGATGGAGCCGTGACCATTTCCCGCACTCGCCAATCCGTATCCTTTCCGGCCCAATTTACCCTAGTAGCTAGCACTAATCCCTGCCCCTGTGGCTATTTTGGGGATCCAGTCCAGGCCTGTACCTGTTCACCCCGACAACGGGAGCAATATTGGGCCAAGTTATCGGGGCCGTTGATGGATCGGATTGATTTGCAAGTCACCGTCAGCCGCCTGAAACCAGAAGAAATTACCCGTCAATCTGGGGGAGAAGCTTCAACCCATATCCGCCAACGGGTCGAAACAGCCCGCCAAGTGGCCCAGGCCCGGTTTGAGCAAGATAAGAAAGTTCGCTGTAATGCCCAAATGCAGAGCCGCCACTTACGGAAATGGTGCCAGTTGGATGAGGCATCTCGGAATTTACTAGAAGCAGCGATTCGGAAACTTGGATTATCTGCTCGGGGAACCGACCGGATTTTGAAAGTCGCCCGGACAATTGCTGACTTAGCCGGCAGTGATCTGATTCAACCGAGCCATGTGGCTGAAGCAATTCAATACCGTACAATCGATCGAGTTCAATAA
- a CDS encoding sulfate/molybdate ABC transporter ATP-binding protein → MGIQIENVSKQFGSFQAVQQVDLTIGSGSLVALLGPSGSGKSTLLRLIAGLETPDTGRILLTGKDATHQSVQDRNIGFVFQHYALFKHMNVRKNIAFGLELRKTPKAKIDARVDELLELVQLGGLGNRYPSQLSGGQRQRVALARALAVEPEVLLLDEPFGALDAKVRKDLRAWLRRLHDEVHVTTVFVTHDQEEAMEVADEIVVMNQGKVEQVGSPAEIYDNPTSPFVMSFIGPVNVLSSSSGIFKHQAEAPQCDIFLRPHDILISTSPNGVTAPARVSRIIHLGWEIQVELTLDDGQVLTAHLSRENYDQLQLKPQQKVHVSPKESKAFPLYYSI, encoded by the coding sequence ATGGGCATTCAAATTGAAAACGTCTCCAAGCAGTTTGGGAGTTTCCAGGCTGTGCAGCAGGTGGACTTAACCATTGGTAGTGGTTCACTGGTAGCGTTGTTGGGACCGTCGGGGTCGGGTAAATCCACGCTGTTGCGCTTGATTGCCGGCCTAGAAACGCCTGATACGGGGCGAATTTTACTGACGGGTAAGGACGCGACTCATCAAAGTGTCCAGGATCGCAATATCGGCTTTGTCTTCCAGCATTATGCCCTCTTTAAGCACATGAATGTCCGTAAAAATATTGCTTTTGGCCTGGAACTACGCAAAACCCCCAAGGCGAAAATTGATGCCCGTGTGGATGAGTTATTGGAATTAGTCCAACTGGGAGGCCTGGGGAATCGCTATCCGTCCCAACTTTCCGGGGGGCAACGGCAGCGGGTGGCTTTGGCTAGGGCCTTGGCGGTGGAGCCAGAAGTATTGCTTTTAGATGAACCCTTTGGGGCTTTGGATGCCAAGGTGCGGAAAGACCTCCGGGCCTGGTTACGGCGGTTACACGATGAAGTCCATGTCACCACAGTATTTGTTACCCATGACCAAGAAGAGGCGATGGAAGTGGCGGATGAAATTGTGGTCATGAATCAGGGCAAGGTGGAGCAAGTGGGGTCGCCGGCGGAAATTTACGACAACCCAACCAGTCCCTTTGTGATGAGTTTTATTGGCCCGGTCAATGTCCTATCCAGTTCCTCAGGAATATTTAAGCACCAGGCCGAGGCTCCTCAATGTGATATTTTCCTCCGCCCCCATGACATTCTCATTTCCACCTCCCCCAATGGGGTCACGGCTCCAGCGCGGGTTAGTCGAATTATTCATCTGGGATGGGAAATTCAGGTGGAGTTAACGTTGGATGATGGCCAGGTGTTGACCGCCCATTTATCTCGGGAAAACTATGATCAACTGCAACTGAAACCCCAGCAAAAGGTTCACGTCTCCCCGAAAGAGTCTAAGGCGTTTCCGCTCTATTACTCCATTTAG
- the tyrS gene encoding tyrosine--tRNA ligase, whose product MLNLARPDVLSRLQRGVSEVFPHNPDAKKSDENLWQWVQEINRPLRVKLGIDPTGAEVHLGHSIVLRKLRAFQDAGHTAVLIMGNFTAQIGDPTGKSEVRPQLSAEQVAANVASYLDQVRPILDFATPGRLEICYNATWLESLNLSKIGQLLATMTVGQMLAKEGFAERYHQGQPVYLHEFLYPLMQGYDSVAIQSDLELGGTDQKFNIAVGRDLQRHFQLPPQFGLLMPILPGTDGVQKMSKSLGNYVGLGEDAISMYSKLEKVPDAVIDQYFELLTNLPLEQLPADPRQKQKLLAKEVVTQYHGEEIAHQTQAELEAIVLSGVSQNSELIPEFSLGAISLPVKFFYILGLTPICTNSSEARRQIQGGGVRLDGEKITNVDWQIQAIEDLLGKVVQVGKKKFIRFTP is encoded by the coding sequence ATGCTTAATCTAGCCAGGCCTGATGTGTTAAGTCGCTTACAACGGGGAGTGAGTGAGGTTTTCCCCCATAATCCAGATGCTAAAAAATCCGATGAAAACCTTTGGCAATGGGTACAGGAGATTAATCGCCCCCTCCGGGTTAAATTGGGGATTGATCCGACTGGGGCAGAAGTTCATTTGGGCCACAGTATTGTGTTGCGTAAACTGCGGGCGTTTCAGGATGCGGGTCACACGGCCGTCTTGATTATGGGAAATTTTACGGCTCAGATTGGGGATCCAACGGGTAAGTCGGAGGTGCGTCCCCAATTGTCAGCAGAGCAAGTTGCCGCTAATGTAGCCAGTTATTTGGATCAAGTCCGGCCCATTTTGGATTTTGCCACCCCTGGCCGGTTGGAGATTTGCTACAACGCGACTTGGCTTGAATCCCTCAACCTGAGCAAAATTGGTCAGCTTTTAGCCACGATGACGGTGGGGCAGATGTTAGCGAAGGAAGGATTTGCCGAACGATATCACCAAGGACAGCCTGTCTATCTCCATGAGTTTCTTTATCCATTGATGCAGGGCTATGACTCGGTGGCGATTCAGAGTGATCTGGAACTGGGGGGGACGGATCAAAAGTTTAATATTGCCGTGGGCCGAGACCTCCAACGTCATTTTCAATTGCCGCCGCAGTTTGGCCTGTTGATGCCGATTTTGCCAGGTACGGATGGGGTACAGAAAATGTCAAAGTCCCTGGGGAACTATGTGGGCCTGGGGGAAGATGCAATTTCCATGTACTCCAAGCTAGAAAAAGTCCCCGATGCGGTGATTGATCAATATTTTGAACTGCTGACCAATCTCCCCCTAGAGCAACTCCCCGCAGATCCACGTCAAAAACAAAAATTACTGGCCAAGGAAGTTGTGACTCAGTACCACGGAGAAGAGATTGCCCATCAGACCCAGGCCGAGCTAGAGGCGATTGTCCTCTCTGGAGTAAGTCAAAATAGTGAGTTAATTCCTGAGTTTTCCTTAGGAGCAATTAGCTTACCGGTCAAGTTCTTTTATATCCTCGGTCTAACCCCAATTTGCACGAACAGTAGTGAAGCTCGCCGCCAAATTCAAGGGGGAGGTGTTCGCTTAGACGGAGAGAAGATCACCAATGTGGATTGGCAGATCCAGGCCATTGAGGACCTACTGGGCAAAGTTGTGCAAGTGGGCAAGAAAAAGTTTATCCGGTTTACTCCCTAA
- a CDS encoding GUN4 N-terminal ARM-like repeat domain-containing protein, with translation MASDTDLLTSLTTQLTSSNEKRQLQALDDLSALMPDGGEKLLELLKTATWAWGVKGRAYELLTELGDAEIKSALVDQYPQGIVPLLSEKGLDYQPLQQLLQHHDYQAADDLTLKLLCQLAGPAAQKRGWLYFTEVEQFPIPDLLTIDHLWLAHSQGKFGYSVQRQIWLGLGQNWSQLWEKINWRQGKKWTRWPGEFTWDLSAPRGHLPLSNQLRGIQVINALLNHRAWSQSST, from the coding sequence ATGGCCTCAGATACCGATTTACTGACATCCCTCACTACGCAACTGACGAGCAGTAACGAAAAACGCCAACTCCAGGCCCTAGATGATCTCAGCGCACTCATGCCGGATGGGGGGGAGAAGCTGCTCGAACTCTTAAAAACCGCAACCTGGGCCTGGGGAGTCAAGGGCCGGGCCTATGAATTACTAACGGAATTGGGAGATGCCGAGATTAAATCTGCCCTCGTTGACCAGTATCCCCAAGGAATTGTCCCCTTATTATCTGAAAAAGGCTTAGATTATCAACCCCTCCAGCAGCTTTTACAGCACCATGACTACCAGGCGGCGGACGATTTAACTCTCAAGTTACTCTGTCAATTGGCAGGGCCGGCGGCACAAAAACGAGGTTGGTTGTACTTTACGGAGGTTGAACAGTTTCCCATCCCGGATTTATTAACGATTGATCATCTCTGGTTAGCCCACTCCCAAGGTAAGTTTGGGTATTCGGTACAACGGCAAATCTGGCTCGGCCTGGGTCAAAACTGGTCACAACTCTGGGAAAAAATTAATTGGCGACAGGGCAAAAAGTGGACGCGCTGGCCGGGTGAATTTACTTGGGACTTAAGTGCGCCCCGCGGTCATCTACCTCTGAGTAATCAATTGCGGGGAATCCAAGTCATCAATGCCTTACTGAATCATCGGGCCTGGTCCCAGTCTTCAACCTGA
- a CDS encoding YbjN domain-containing protein, translating to MTLDPIAPTLAPDSEASLELGLNPLEIIETVISGLDQSGNPLVNHSDDSSIWKFTYGSATVFVQLTGTGADSTITTWSPVLNLPVANPTGLYAKLLELNWLTTLEARFAIFEHQVMILTSRTLAEIGPGEIARGITIVATLADDYDDALQAEFPAV from the coding sequence ATGACCTTAGACCCCATAGCCCCGACTTTAGCTCCTGACTCTGAGGCTAGTCTAGAGTTGGGCTTAAATCCGCTTGAAATTATCGAAACCGTGATTTCTGGCCTGGATCAATCGGGCAATCCCCTTGTTAATCACTCAGACGACAGTTCGATTTGGAAATTTACCTACGGTAGCGCGACTGTGTTTGTCCAACTCACGGGGACTGGGGCCGACAGTACCATCACGACTTGGTCGCCTGTGCTGAATTTACCGGTCGCTAATCCTACTGGCCTGTACGCAAAACTCTTAGAACTCAACTGGTTAACGACCCTGGAGGCCCGCTTTGCCATTTTCGAGCACCAAGTGATGATTCTCACCAGTCGGACGTTGGCTGAAATTGGCCCAGGAGAAATTGCCCGGGGAATTACCATTGTGGCCACCCTGGCTGATGATTATGACGATGCACTCCAGGCCGAGTTTCCAGCGGTCTAA
- a CDS encoding transglycosylase domain-containing protein — MPTNTISPKSQTSPALRGFSHSVLQVAGQTALLVAMVGSAVVAGGLLGLAISFRNLPDVRSLRGYIPSETTHIYDVNGTLLLSLHDEENREVVPLNAISPHLIRAVIAFEDSHFYQHHGINPVGIGRALVTNLTAGRTMEGGSTLTMQLVKNLFLTPERALGRKVSEAVLALRLEQIFDKQQILEMYLNQVYWGHNTYGVQTAARSYFNKPASDLTLAEAAMMAGIIQAPEAFSPFVDFQTAKQRQGLVLERMQELGWITAQEAATARQQEIKLGEITSFSGSRSPYITDTVMQELSQRFGREAVIKGGMRVQTTFDLKTQEIAEKVVKNAAKRLAGVRAEQMALVAVDPRTHYIKAVVGGVDYQKSQFNRATQAMRQPGSAFKPFVYYQAFASGRYTPDSSITDSPVTYRDSGEVYSPQNYDRSFSGSMSIRAALASSRNIPAVVLGQQVGINKVIETCRILGIKSPMLPVISLPLGAVDLTPLEITSAYATFANNGWQSETTSIVQITDNTGHLLLDNTPRPKLVLDPWAAAALNSAMQSVITSGTGTGAAIGRPAAGKTGTTSSERDIWFVGYVPQLATAVWAGNDNYAPLGKGATGGGMMAPIWREFMSQALKGVPVKSFTSMSEFTRPKPNK, encoded by the coding sequence GTGCCAACCAATACCATCAGTCCCAAAAGCCAAACCAGTCCTGCCCTGCGCGGGTTTTCCCACTCTGTTCTCCAGGTGGCAGGCCAAACCGCATTACTGGTGGCGATGGTCGGTAGCGCAGTGGTAGCTGGAGGTTTACTCGGCCTGGCCATTAGTTTTCGGAACTTGCCTGATGTGCGGAGTCTGCGGGGCTATATTCCCAGTGAAACAACCCACATTTACGATGTTAATGGGACATTACTCCTGAGTCTCCATGATGAAGAAAATCGCGAAGTAGTCCCCCTGAATGCCATTTCGCCCCATCTGATTCGGGCTGTGATTGCTTTTGAGGACAGTCATTTCTATCAACATCATGGCATTAACCCGGTTGGGATTGGGCGGGCCTTGGTGACGAACTTAACCGCTGGGCGAACCATGGAAGGGGGATCAACCCTAACCATGCAGTTAGTAAAAAACCTGTTCTTAACCCCAGAGCGAGCCCTCGGACGGAAAGTTTCAGAAGCGGTCTTGGCCCTGCGCCTTGAGCAAATATTTGATAAGCAGCAAATTCTGGAGATGTACCTGAACCAAGTCTATTGGGGCCACAACACCTATGGGGTACAAACCGCCGCCCGGAGCTATTTCAATAAACCCGCCTCTGACTTAACCCTGGCCGAAGCGGCGATGATGGCGGGGATTATCCAGGCCCCCGAAGCCTTTAGTCCTTTTGTGGATTTTCAAACTGCCAAACAACGCCAAGGCCTGGTACTCGAGCGGATGCAGGAACTGGGCTGGATTACGGCTCAAGAAGCGGCCACTGCCCGGCAACAAGAGATTAAGCTTGGGGAAATTACCTCCTTTAGCGGCAGTCGCAGCCCCTACATTACCGACACAGTGATGCAGGAATTAAGCCAACGGTTTGGCCGGGAAGCGGTGATCAAGGGGGGTATGCGCGTCCAAACCACTTTCGATCTCAAAACCCAAGAAATTGCCGAAAAAGTGGTTAAAAATGCTGCTAAACGCCTAGCCGGAGTTCGGGCTGAGCAAATGGCTTTAGTGGCGGTTGATCCTCGCACTCACTACATTAAGGCAGTTGTTGGTGGTGTAGATTATCAGAAAAGTCAGTTTAATCGGGCTACCCAGGCCATGCGCCAACCGGGGTCTGCCTTTAAGCCCTTTGTCTATTACCAGGCCTTTGCCAGCGGTCGCTATACCCCAGACTCTTCCATAACCGATTCTCCAGTCACCTATCGGGATAGTGGGGAGGTTTATAGCCCCCAAAATTATGATCGGAGTTTTTCTGGTTCCATGTCCATTCGCGCCGCACTGGCCTCCTCGCGCAACATTCCAGCGGTGGTTTTAGGGCAACAGGTGGGAATCAATAAGGTGATTGAAACCTGTCGAATTCTGGGAATTAAAAGCCCGATGCTCCCCGTGATTTCCTTACCCCTTGGGGCGGTGGACTTAACCCCCCTAGAAATTACCAGTGCCTATGCCACCTTTGCCAATAACGGCTGGCAGTCAGAAACCACGTCCATTGTCCAAATTACCGACAATACTGGCCATCTCCTCTTGGACAATACCCCCCGGCCCAAATTAGTCCTTGACCCTTGGGCCGCTGCCGCCCTCAACAGTGCCATGCAAAGCGTCATTACCAGCGGAACAGGGACAGGGGCAGCGATTGGCCGGCCAGCAGCTGGTAAAACCGGAACAACCTCTTCTGAACGGGATATTTGGTTTGTCGGATATGTTCCACAGTTAGCCACCGCAGTCTGGGCCGGCAACGATAACTATGCGCCCTTGGGTAAGGGAGCGACAGGCGGGGGGATGATGGCTCCGATTTGGCGGGAGTTTATGTCCCAAGCCTTGAAGGGTGTGCCAGTAAAATCCTTCACCTCAATGTCTGAGTTTACCCGCCCAAAGCCCAATAAGTAA
- a CDS encoding Uma2 family endonuclease produces the protein MVASPPTSTDSLTFAEYCQFQPPDDHRYELFRGVLIQMPTPTTQHVNISHFLVYQFQQAISNAGLDLIARTDTGVRTEAASSRIPDVVVCSRELWQTLTQRGGAGIFDLTETPALVVEVVSENWREDYIRKRAEYAIITIPEYWIVDPQRQRVWVLTDPDNPDGYSRQEFQGTDQIISNLFPNLTLRAAEILDPVFVEDLVRQSKETQDTLRTQLELETQRADQEKLRAETAEAELAKLRSQLGQPS, from the coding sequence ATGGTTGCCTCTCCCCCTACCTCCACGGACTCATTAACCTTTGCCGAATACTGCCAATTTCAACCCCCTGATGATCACCGCTATGAGTTATTTCGGGGAGTCCTCATCCAAATGCCGACCCCAACCACGCAACACGTCAACATATCCCATTTTTTGGTCTATCAATTTCAGCAGGCCATCTCCAATGCCGGCCTAGACCTGATTGCCAGAACCGATACGGGAGTCAGAACCGAGGCCGCCTCATCCCGAATTCCGGATGTTGTAGTTTGTAGTCGGGAGCTTTGGCAAACCTTAACTCAGCGGGGCGGGGCCGGTATCTTTGACTTGACGGAAACTCCGGCCTTAGTGGTAGAAGTTGTCAGTGAAAATTGGCGAGAAGACTATATTCGCAAACGGGCCGAGTATGCCATAATCACCATTCCCGAATACTGGATTGTGGATCCCCAACGGCAACGGGTGTGGGTGTTAACGGATCCCGATAATCCCGATGGTTACAGCCGCCAAGAATTTCAAGGGACAGACCAGATCATCTCTAACCTGTTTCCTAACTTGACCTTAAGGGCGGCGGAAATTCTTGACCCTGTTTTCGTGGAGGATTTAGTTCGTCAAAGCAAAGAAACTCAGGACACACTCCGGACTCAACTGGAATTAGAAACCCAACGGGCCGATCAAGAAAAGTTACGGGCCGAAACTGCTGAAGCTGAACTGGCCAAACTCCGATCCCAGTTGGGGCAACCCTCCTAA
- a CDS encoding aminotransferase class I/II-fold pyridoxal phosphate-dependent enzyme, with the protein MADSLPHLPILNALLHHSQGNYRGFHTPGHHSGQGIHPDLADAWRITGLQLDLSEIPGLDNLAAPTAIIAQAQNLAAETFGAEKTWFLINGSTVGISAAIMATCGPGDRILVPRTIHQSVLSGMILAGARPALITPDYDPVWGLALPLNSEQIQAALKQYPDTKAVLVISPTYDGLCPDLVQIVEVVHQQNIPLIVDEAHGSHFQFHPQLPMSAIQAGADVVIHSTHKTLSAFTQAAMLHHQGRRVSPTRISQCLRVLQSSSPSYLLLASLDVAREQMATEGESLWASVLGLVDDLNQALDNLPSAIQLSAEFLPAGVTKDPTRVTLGTWPLKITGYRADDYLTQSHHLIGELPTLNYLTFLLGLGHTRADINALVQSWGQLIETMAENYGQKYLYTQEWQTLNQMGQISPSLGPITTPIVDPRTAFLGLQQQVPQAQAINQISAEWICPYPPGIPWLFPGELITEPIMAQLLAIQQAGGIIAGASDPTLQTLQIIDA; encoded by the coding sequence ATGGCTGATTCTTTGCCGCATTTGCCCATTCTGAATGCGCTCTTACACCACTCCCAAGGCAATTATCGAGGCTTTCATACCCCCGGCCATCATAGCGGGCAAGGGATTCATCCTGATCTAGCCGATGCCTGGAGAATCACTGGCCTACAACTGGACTTATCGGAAATCCCAGGCCTGGATAATCTGGCTGCTCCCACCGCAATCATTGCTCAGGCCCAAAACCTAGCTGCCGAGACCTTTGGAGCCGAAAAGACTTGGTTTTTAATTAATGGTTCAACAGTGGGCATCAGTGCGGCGATCATGGCAACCTGTGGGCCTGGAGATCGGATCCTGGTTCCTCGCACGATCCACCAGTCGGTTTTGAGTGGGATGATTCTGGCGGGGGCCAGGCCAGCTTTGATTACACCTGACTATGATCCCGTTTGGGGCCTGGCATTGCCCTTAAATTCTGAGCAGATTCAAGCCGCCTTAAAGCAATATCCAGACACAAAAGCCGTTTTAGTCATCTCGCCAACCTATGACGGCCTTTGTCCTGATTTAGTTCAGATTGTTGAGGTTGTCCATCAGCAAAATATTCCCCTGATTGTTGATGAAGCCCACGGCAGCCATTTTCAGTTTCATCCCCAGTTGCCCATGAGTGCCATCCAGGCCGGGGCCGATGTGGTTATTCACAGTACCCATAAAACCCTGTCTGCCTTCACTCAAGCTGCAATGCTCCACCACCAAGGCAGGCGTGTATCTCCAACCCGAATCAGCCAGTGTTTACGAGTTTTACAATCCTCTAGCCCCAGTTATTTACTATTAGCATCCTTAGACGTGGCCCGCGAGCAAATGGCAACGGAAGGGGAATCACTTTGGGCCTCTGTTTTAGGGTTAGTTGATGATTTGAACCAGGCCTTAGATAATCTTCCCAGTGCAATTCAATTATCGGCTGAATTCCTACCAGCAGGTGTTACTAAAGACCCGACTCGCGTTACCTTGGGGACATGGCCATTAAAGATTACGGGTTATCGGGCTGATGACTATTTGACACAATCCCATCACCTCATTGGGGAACTCCCGACCCTGAATTATTTAACCTTTCTCCTGGGTCTGGGCCATACTCGTGCTGACATCAATGCCTTAGTCCAAAGTTGGGGGCAACTCATTGAAACGATGGCGGAAAATTATGGGCAAAAGTATTTATATACCCAAGAATGGCAAACCCTGAATCAAATGGGTCAAATATCTCCCTCTCTAGGGCCAATCACAACGCCAATTGTTGATCCCCGGACTGCCTTTTTGGGACTTCAACAACAAGTACCCCAGGCCCAGGCTATCAATCAAATTAGTGCTGAGTGGATTTGCCCCTATCCGCCGGGAATTCCGTGGCTATTTCCAGGGGAGTTGATTACAGAGCCGATCATGGCCCAACTCCTGGCAATCCAACAGGCCGGCGGCATCATTGCTGGAGCTTCCGATCCAACTCTCCAAACATTGCAAATTATAGACGCTTGA
- a CDS encoding adenylyltransferase/cytidyltransferase family protein gives MSSEVIALNAKIYSLSALQAAINQNPQAWRPLVFTNGCFDLLHVGHVRYLTTARSFGKTLLVGLNSDQSVAGIKPHQPGHPPRPIIPESQRAEVLAALEAVSAVVTFSEPTATILIQALQPDIYVKGGDYSLETLPETPAVQAYGGRIQLVQVEVTSSTSGIINRILQAACPNPT, from the coding sequence ATGTCATCCGAAGTGATTGCCCTCAACGCCAAAATTTATTCCCTCAGTGCCTTACAAGCTGCCATTAACCAAAATCCTCAGGCCTGGCGACCGCTGGTATTTACCAATGGTTGTTTTGATCTCCTCCATGTCGGCCATGTGCGCTACTTAACTACGGCCCGGAGTTTCGGGAAAACCTTACTGGTGGGTTTGAATAGTGATCAATCTGTAGCTGGCATTAAACCCCATCAGCCCGGCCACCCCCCGCGACCGATCATTCCCGAAAGCCAACGGGCCGAAGTCTTAGCTGCCTTAGAAGCCGTGAGTGCTGTGGTGACTTTTTCTGAGCCAACCGCCACAATCCTGATCCAGGCCCTGCAACCGGATATTTATGTCAAAGGGGGCGATTATTCCCTAGAGACCTTACCGGAAACCCCCGCAGTCCAGGCCTATGGCGGTAGGATCCAGTTAGTCCAAGTCGAAGTGACCAGTTCCACCTCTGGCATTATTAACCGGATTCTCCAAGCCGCCTGTCCTAACCCCACCTAA